The nucleotide window AGAGGGGGATGTGAGACCCCTTTGCTTGTTTATATTCAGTGCACTCAGCTGAATGAAAGCAAATGCCCTTGGCTTGACAGCAGCAATGCAGGTGGCCCACAGGGTGGTTGGGGGGTGGTCTTCCCTGAGCTCACTGGGGAGCCCCCAAACCAgcctcccccacctcccctgtgccctgtgcagctgcagccccccCACTGCTGCAGAGGAAGCTCAAGTGCATTTGTCACTTGCCTCCTTGAATGTGTCTGCCCTTGCAGCACGCCCTGGAACATGTCAGCAAACAGAAGACAGTTCCTGAGGAAGTCATGGGAGTTTCTGGCTTCCTGACACCCCTCTGTGCCAATGTGCTTCCTCTGGGCTGGGCCAGAACTGCCTGAAGgaagagctctgctctggggttcTACTGCCACCAGTGTCCCCGAACTGTGGAGTATCTGCCCTGAGATTGTCCCAAACACCCAGGGTAGAAGACACAGGGTAGAAGACACAGCTCACAGGGTGGCAGCTGCAGTAATTTACATCATCATGATTCTCCCACAGCCAGATGAGCATCCCCTGCATCCTCCAGTACCAGCCTTGGGCTCTATGGCCCAGGAACTGACACTGTTgtatccctgctccatccctgctccctccctgctccatccctgctccatccctgctccatccctactcaatccctgctccatccatgctccatccctgcctgcactgACATAAATGTCTTATTGAAGGTATCCACACCTGAGCCCCAAGTACAAGGAGTCCTTTGATGTGGGCAGTGACATCTTTGCCAAGTTCTCGGCATACATCAAGAACCCGCGCAAAGAAGCCAATATCAGTAAGGACCAAAGCTTGCTGGACTCTAGACTCTAGTCAACCACGCTGCAGCAGGAGAAATGCTTTTGTCTGCTGGCAAATCCTGCCCTGGGGTTAAGGTTGCTGCTGCCTGCCTCACCAAAGCCTCctgggggagaggaggggcagaggggAAGGATGAAGGCAGTTCTCTGCTCCCTCCACAGGGAtaacagcagagcagagggtggTGCTGCTATAGTCCCCTGGGAACAGAGACTGGCCAGGGTCAATGTTTTGTCCCCATGGTGTGGTCTGAGGGCTTTTTCCCTCTCTGCAAAACCTGTGGGAGgctcagccagcccagcccagcctaaTGCTTGCCTGGGAGTCCTGGGCACACACTCACTACTCTTGCTTTCCCACCCTCCCAGATTTTGAGAAGGCCCTGCTGCGGGAGTTTCAGCGCCTGGATGTTTACCTGAACACGCCTCTCCCAGAGGAGATTGACCAGGATAGTGTGGAGGACATCACCATCTCCAAGAGGAAATTCCTGGATGGAGACCATCTGACTCTGGCTGATTGCAACCTCCTGCCCAAGCTGCACATCATCAAGGTAATGGCACtggtccccagggccaggagagGGGGGCTCCTGCTCCAAGAGGAGTGGACAGGGAGTCCCCCTGCCAAAGCCAGAGAGTCAGTCTCCCCCAGGAAgtttcagcctcctcctcctccttcactCTCCTCTAGATTGCAGCCAAAAAGTACCGTGACTTCGAGATCCCAGAGGACATGACGGGTGTCTGGCGGTACCTGAACAACGCCTATGCCTGTGATGAGTTCAACCACACCTGTCCTGCAGACGAGGAGATCGAGCACACATATGCCAGTGTTGCCAGGAAGATGACCTAAGCACAgggtgggctgggctggcagcactgccctggctgaGCCCTCCAACTCTGCAGTCCTGACACAACCAAAACCGGCCGGTGGAGAGCCTGGAGAGGGTTTACAACATTTGCTTTCAGGCACAGCACCTTGCTTCACAGCCCCTGCCACTGCCTCCTCcttctgtgctgctggctgagACCCCCAGGCACCAGCAGTGCTGACCACATGTAAACACTGCTCCCATCCGGATGTAGCTGCATCCCTACTCCCCAAAAATGTTTCTCACAGCCTGTGACTGTGTGTCATGGGAAAAGCTGAGCACCAGCCTCCTGCAGTAGTGCTTTCTCATCATGAGATGACATCCCCAAATGGCTAAGCCAGCCCAgcctccccatccccatctGTCAGCCCTGTGTGGTCCCAGCCATCCTGTGCTTGTCGTGGGatccctgggctggagctgtttGCGTTTGCCTGTTGCCAACCTGCTCAGCACCTGGGGCTGGCATTTGGGCAGCCCTCTCTTCCAAGACATCGGCTCCCTCTGAAGATATGCAAA belongs to Lonchura striata isolate bLonStr1 chromosome 14, bLonStr1.mat, whole genome shotgun sequence and includes:
- the LOC110480060 gene encoding chloride intracellular channel protein 2; the encoded protein is MDGRQHSPTKEPEIELFVKAGLDGENIGNCPFCQRLFMVLWLKGVKFNVTTVDMTRKPEELKDLAPGTNPPFLLFNKELKTDFIKIEEFLEQTLCPPTYPHLSPKYKESFDVGSDIFAKFSAYIKNPRKEANINFEKALLREFQRLDVYLNTPLPEEIDQDSVEDITISKRKFLDGDHLTLADCNLLPKLHIIKIAAKKYRDFEIPEDMTGVWRYLNNAYACDEFNHTCPADEEIEHTYASVARKMT